The genomic stretch AAGTATTATGTAAAGAACTGGAAAAACATCGGAAgcgaaattgaaatttgcAAAGCCAAGACCCAATACGGAAGCGAGACGCGCACGTGATGCAAGAACATGTAAGGCAGGGCAAGAGCAGGGCAAGAGCAAGCGCAAGCGCAAGGCAAGCGCAAGCAAACACAGATGTCTCAGATAGGAGCGAAAGACTAAATTCgatgatttttttcttcactCTACCAAACGTTGGCATATCAGTTGAACTATgcattatttgaatcatcACAGACGAAAGAACAGTGCGCGCACGTGCGCAGCACGTGCAAGAAGCGTCTTCTGACACTCCATTGGACGTGGCCATGCTGCATTGTGGTCCTGCATATGCCACAACTCTCCCCTCTGCAATCCGACGCGCTTATATACGCGGTCCCGACCAGAAGAGATCTGGAAAAAGTTAGGGCAAGCGGGCTGGGCCAGAAAAAGAAACGCCGCGCACGTGCGGCATTCCTGTTGCGACATTAGATCCGCGGGTCGATGCCCGAAGCGGAAGCCGCGCAAAACCGCCAATAAGCTTAAAGTCAAATAGAGTGCGGCGCACGGCATGCGCACGGTCCGGGAAACACCCGGGAAACACCCGGGAAACGCCCTGACGCATCCACGCCACCGCCGATTGACCACGCCCCGCCCGGCCAGTCCGGCCCGGGAAACATCCGGGAAACTCCCGGGAAACACCCTGACACCACAGTGCCACCCGGCTGCGCCCCTGAATCCGCGCCCACCCTCCGGGTCACCTCCTCGTATATATACTGCACGGCCCTGGCACACTCTTGCCGGCGCCAACTCCGGCCGCCGTCTGTCTGCCCCCCAAAAAAAAACCCACGCCCCCACGCCCCCATGCTCCACCCTGACACCACTTCGCCCACCCCCCAACTCTCGCCCTCGCCCTCCACGTCTCCCGCACCACGTGACCCCGACACCTGCACCTTGCGGCTCCGTCTCCCGGACTCATCGGCGCTAACCCACACGTTTGCCGCCTCCAGCAGTCTGGCCGACGCACGTGCCTGGCTGCTGGCACGCCACGGCCTCCGCGGCTACCGCTTCCACCGTGTCCAGCCGAAACTGACGTATACGCCAGAAGACGAAACGCAGCGGACCTTGCGCCAGCTAGACCTGCTGCCGCGCTGTGTTCTGGCCCTGTCGCCATCGCCATCGCCGTCGCCGCTACCGGCCAGCTCGACTGCTGCCAGCTCAGAAATACCGGCCCGGGCCCGTCGCGGCAGCCTGCTGACCCGTCTGGCATGGCACGTGACCGAATGGCTGGCGCTGCAGGACCTGGATTCGCAGCTGTCTACACACACGCCGGTGCCGGCCACTCGCCTGGGAGAGGCCTTCTTTGCGCCGGTACCGGCCGATGCTGGCGGCAGTGGCCACTCGTCGGATTCGGACTCCGATTGTCCGGACTTTGACGACCCACGCTATGCCACGCCCCAACCCTATGGCATCTCGCAGTTGCAGTTGCAGCTGCAGCACCCGCAGCCCTGGCCTGCAGCATACACAACCCTCTCGCACGTGCAGCACCCGGAACCCTCGCCTTCTCCTTTGCAGCCTGCGACTCCGTCCATCTACAAGCATTGACGCTGCGATGCGCTGCGTTGCGTTGCGCTGCGTTGCGTTGCACTTTGGGTTTATCATATAACATTACATAACATTACATAACATTACATATAATCACATCATCACATAATCACATCATCACATAATCACATCATCACATCATCACATCATCACATATCAAAGCAACATCTCTATGCTTCACCCCCCCTCAACCGTGCAAACTCAATCTCACTCTGCTTGAAATACCGTCTACCATCCTCATCAATAATCACCAAactcaaataattcttgaCCGTAAACTTATTACAACTCATAGTAGGAACCAACTCATGCCCTCCCAAGAACAATCGGATCGGAATCGTTTCACCTTTCACAGGCGAGCCGTCCATGATCTCATACCTCACTGCCGTATTATCACACGTCTTGTTTTTCCCATGCATCAAACTGCTTTCTCGCGTAATAATACTCAACTCCATATGTCGGATCTTCAACCGCGTCAACAGAAAATATATCCTCCCCACAATGACATCTTTCAATCCATACCGATTCTTCGAATACTCGAATTCAATGTGTAGACAATTCTCAATCCCAATATCCAACTTGATAGCTTTACCACCATTCGTCTCATCAGCACCTTTGTCCTTCCCATACAACCAAACCCAGAATTTCTTCGTCTTGGATATATCCGCTCCCTTCCGTTGTACACTCACTTTCACATAATAATTCACATCGACGTTCGTCCCTCGGTACGACTCGTATTGTTTACTCACATCTTTAAACATGAAATCAAAACTCTTGCTCTCACTCAAAACACCACTACTACAAACATCTTGATTCAACACAAGGTATTCATCCACACTCCGTTTCCTCCCTTCCACATGGTTCCCATTGGAGCTTCCTGCGCCAACACTCAACATGTCAATGCATCCAATCAATGACACTCGAATACCAAGATGTTCAATTTTCTTGCCCTCTTTCACTCGGATTGTAGCGCTCCCACTAACACTCTCCCCATCTTCATACACCGGCAATCGATCAACAAGCGTCTTGGACCCACTGCCACTGCCATTGTTCAATTCGATATGGCGACGGTCTTCTTCACCATCAAACGATATCTCTATATCAATAGgtgatttgaaaaaggaGCCCATCTTGCTTGCGTTTACTTTCACCTTGCTTGCGTTTATGCTCCTCTTTATTACATTTTGTCTCGCCTGCTATTTTTCATTCCTTCGCTTTTAAGGGCACCGCCTTATGCGTTGTTTTTTCACATGACATCTACAAAGAGGGGTTGTCTGTCAACATACTCAAGCATATATAAACATTTGCACTTGCACTCGCGCTTGCACTCGCACTTGCACTCTCCACCCTCGTACTCACTCCTACTCTTGCTCACCTTGCA from Henningerozyma blattae CBS 6284 chromosome 4, complete genome encodes the following:
- the UBX6 gene encoding Ubx6p (similar to Saccharomyces cerevisiae UBX7 (YBR273C) and UBX6 (YJL048C); ancestral locus Anc_1.335); protein product: MLHPDTTSPTPQLSPSPSTSPAPRDPDTCTLRLRLPDSSALTHTFAASSSLADARAWLLARHGLRGYRFHRVQPKLTYTPEDETQRTLRQLDLLPRCVLALSPSPSPSPLPASSTAASSEIPARARRGSLLTRLAWHVTEWLALQDLDSQLSTHTPVPATRLGEAFFAPVPADAGGSGHSSDSDSDCPDFDDPRYATPQPYGISQLQLQLQHPQPWPAAYTTLSHVQHPEPSPSPLQPATPSIYKH
- the PEP8 gene encoding retromer subunit PEP8 (similar to Saccharomyces cerevisiae PEP8 (YJL053W); ancestral locus Anc_1.329), which encodes MGSFFKSPIDIEISFDGEEDRRHIELNNGSGSGSKTLVDRLPVYEDGESVSGSATIRVKEGKKIEHLGIRVSLIGCIDMLSVGAGSSNGNHVEGRKRSVDEYLVLNQDVCSSGVLSESKSFDFMFKDVSKQYESYRGTNVDVNYYVKVSVQRKGADISKTKKFWVWLYGKDKGADETNGGKAIKLDIGIENCLHIEFEYSKNRYGLKDVIVGRIYFLLTRLKIRHMELSIITRESSLMHGKNKTCDNTAVRYEIMDGSPVKGETIPIRLFLGGHELVPTMSCNKFTVKNYLSLVIIDEDGRRYFKQSEIEFARLRGGEA